A region of the Oncorhynchus gorbuscha isolate QuinsamMale2020 ecotype Even-year linkage group LG02, OgorEven_v1.0, whole genome shotgun sequence genome:
TATCAACTGATTTGTTAGTTAGTTTGTCAAAGTATATAGGCTGAGAAGACATACACATACAGAAAACTATGCACAAAGCATACACTAAAACATACACAAAAGCTGACATAACTGAACTTGTCCTATCTGTTTTTCCCAGGCCGAACTGGGCGCTATACACTGGTGGAGAAATGGCGGGACACAGAGCGCCACCTGGCCCCCCACGAGAGCCCAGTGGCATCCCTCAACACCTGGGGCCAGTATGCCGGTGACGTCCAGCTGATCCTGCACCGCACGGGCCCCTCCCTGACCGAACGGCCCCCCTCCGAGGGTCCCTTGCTCCGGGGTCCGGAACGCGGCCCACACCGGCAGAGCCTCCCCCCGCTCGCCAAGCTCCGCCATCCCAGTGAGCACGCCCTCCATCGCCGCGAGCCGCGCCGCAAGTCCCTCACCTTCACCGGCGGGCCCCGGGGCCTCCGGGACATCCTGAGTGGAGGTCGggtgggggaggtgagagagttCGAGGCCAAACGACGTCTCCTATTCCAGGGGAATGGTGGTAACcagaaccaccaccaccatgcagCAGCGGCAGCCACAGCGGTAGCCCCAGGAGGAGCAGTGTCCCCCGGCATGTGGGCCTGCCGCATGGAGGACCTGGTCAGACTGGTGGGGCTCCAGAGAGAGACTCTGGCCGTGCTGGAGAAGAGGCTAGAGGCCTACGAGGCTGAACTGCAGACCTGGGGGGGACGAAGGGGAGAGGAGGCTAGAGGAGCAGGGGGGCTGATGGAGGAGATAGTGAGGCTGGAGAGACGACTGAGGAAGAatgaggtggagatggaggaagaggattTCTGGGCCAGCGAGCTGCAGATTGAGCTGGAGAGTGAGAGGCAGCTGGAGGACAGGCTTGAGGAGCTGAGAGGGCGTCTTCAGTGTGCTCAGGTCGAGCTGGGGGACAGGATGGCTCTGGTACAGGTGGGTGGGACACACTTCGGATTTATGACCCATGGGCATTAATTAGATACGGTATGATCAAATGGCAAGGACACTATTATAGGGCCCCTAAATGTTACGATTTCTGTTGTATATTGTGTAAGGGGCTATGTGCTCTCAAGGAAAATAATGCATGATGTGAAAGGTGTGTGCCACGACCAGGGCCAGTCCTTGGAGACCAAAAAATGTTGCCCCCGCAAAACTAGAATAGTCCCAGTGAGCAAAATGTCGTTTAAAAGACGTATTTTCCAGACGTTGAAATTGTTAGATTTAATTTCTGAATGAAAGGTGGAAAGGTATTTTCCATATGTTTAAAATACATATATTCCAGGATGTTGAAAAGGCATCTTTTCCGGACtgtaaaaaaacatgtattttctgGACAAGGATATCAAGGTTTTTTCTgttctgaatgaaagttgaaaataAGTAATTTCTAGACGTCTAGGTTTGGGCCAAATCAAAGATGGTCCAGACCAGGCAAAATCTAAACCAAACAGTAgacatctattattattattatattattattatctatgatTGGTCTGGACCGGACTATGCAGGTCTGGAACTGCACCAAAAAAAAGATGTCCAAAAGGCATCAGTCCGTGCTTACTGaggtgtagcctacagtgttgcctGAAATTGAATTTTAGGTATGCCCATCTCTCTATGTGGGAAGCCTACCGGTTGTAAAACACCAAACGTTCGGACAGGACCATAACAAGACGTCCAAAAGACGTCGGTTCCTGATTACTGGGGCGTAGCCTAAAATGTCAGACCGCAATAGAATGTTATGAATGTCCATCAATGTGGTAGGCCCACCGTTTGTAAAACAGGCATTGGCTTTATTAGTCCTGATTCCTGTGACTAATCAATTTGGCTATTTAAGCTCTGAATATCAGATACCCAGTTATCGCTAGCCTACTTGCAATGTATttacacagcaggaaatgcagtaTTTTCTGCATATTTTCTGGAAAAAAGTATTTTCTTTGTCACTATGATAAGATTATCAAAAATTGACGGACAcaaacttgaaaccactgatCATGAAAATGTGGTGGAACTCCTGGACTAAAGTTGTGTTTGTCCATTAGATATTATGCATTTTACGTTgacgttttttatttatttttattgagcGCCATCTCATTACATCCATTTTATCTCCagcctgtaggctacagaaaaggcCACATAGTCTTTCTACCATATCCTATATCTGCTGCTTGAACgttggtggagcgctgcagagatgcGTCTCTCCAACAGCACCATGGAGAGGCGCGCTGGGAATGGACAAGTAAAATAATTTCGCCCCCTGCCTTTGACAAGGTGGTCACTGCTTATCAAAGGGCGGTATCAGTGTTCACCTAAAAAACCCATATGCCACTGGTTGAAAGAAGTTGTCATTGTTTTTGGGCAGAATTGTGTGAGGTTTTATGTATTGTTGGAGTTCCGTCTTTGTCAGTTTTGCTCAGAACATGCCGCCCTTGTCAATTTGCCGCCACCTTATCATGCCTACTGAGCGGGCCGGCCGTGGCCACGAAGCATAGCGGAGTGGCACTAACCTTTTGCAGAGTGCCATTATATTCCAGAGAACACATACAGCACCAAGTTGATTATCCCGCTTACACCAcggctataatttaacacattaCTGAGTTAATTTACCTGTACAAATGTGTTGAACATCCACAAGTTGCTAGAAAGTTTACTGGATAGCCAAACAGATTTGCTAGCTAAGCAAACCATCAGTCCTCCtaaatattagctagctataaaaatcgaattcaacaatgccaataaTGTTCTCAATTCGACTATTGATAGCAGTTGGTTATTGTCGTGTTTTATAGCGAAATAATGCACACTCTAGAATGCTCTTCAAGGAAATCAGAAATTAGTATTTAACAATTCCGGCAtagtataattaagcaataaggcacaggAGGCAGTGATGTAttatgaatacagtcacaggtaaATGTTGTTTTTCGGCGTGACATATTTAAAATAACAAGGAattacatattttcattaaaatgtTATGTTGATAAGTCAATTCATACAATTTTATTCTTCCACCATCTGGTTATCTGGTTGTTTGTTGCTACAGACCAAAATAAGTTACTAGCTATGCAAAATAACTGGTTGTCTGTCTGTTCTAAACAAAATGGCTGCTATGCCTGCTCGATAGTTAACATTCTGGTcacatgctagctagctagccaactttcAGCTTATTTTCTATTGATGCGTGATTTCAACTGGCTCAGAAAAAGTTCGTCTGTGCACCATTCACTCTatttattatactacagagaaggaaattaaaaagtgaaacattGTTTCCGAGGTCAAACAGACAGCGAAGCTTATATTAAcgcccgctgtaccaaactaaatgctaggctggaAGCAAGGGCAAATAATGTGCAAGTtgggataaataaataaagagatgACTCAGACATGATATTCTTTATGGAGGCGCAGTGATTCAGATGGAACTTAGGTGTGTCTCTGTGACAGCCAATACAGCACGGCTTGGAACGCTGTTCATCCAATCAGTTTTATAAATTGTTATAATCAAATAACATTAAAAGTGTGCAGGCACCTTGCATCATCATTTGAAAGACAGATAATGCATATCCTCTCTCTGAATTTCTTGCTGTGCCTTTCTATGCACTTCCATCTAAATCAGGGTATCCCTtactcggtcctggggccccaCCCAGGTTATGTTTTTTGCCCTACCACGACACAGTTGATGCAAATAATCAAaggttgatgatgagttggttatttgagtcagctgtgtagtgctagggcaaaaaaaacTAAATGTACACCCAAGGGGGGCCCCAGGACCAAAAACCGATGATGTAGCTAGGGTGCTGGGAAGCATATGTTCCCCTAACCATCTCCTACTCCTATTGGTCTAAAACTCAAACCTGTCTGTGTGTCAGGGTGTAGAGGCCGGTCTGGAGGAGGAGCGtctgcagagggagagacaggagactcaAAGGGTGAGCGAGGTGGAGGCCAAGGCGCAGGTACTCAGAGCCCGCACGGAGCTCAAGGCCCAGGACAGACAGTCTGTCCAGCTGGAGAGCAGCTGCAGAGCCGTGGACAGGTCCCTCGGCCTGAGTGGCAAGAGACTGCAGGTCAGACACATGtattaacatacacacacgatgATGCATGAGCATACACATGACAAAATGCATGTAGAAACACATATAGTGCTtctacatatacagtatacagtacctaCCAGAAGCATCCCAGAAGCAAAGCCACTGCAGGGCAATCAAAGCCTGGGATTTGTTTTAAATCAACTTAACCGCAAAGTTTATTTAAAtcaaattatgatttttttttaaatctaatcgTCAAGAGCAGCTGCCAAAAAATAACTTGATTCAGCAAGCATAAACCTGGCCTACCAAGGCAGGGATAAAAACATGAAATCATAGCAGGTACGAATACAGTAGCTCACTTAGAATCAAACACATATAAAGCCTGGCTTACCAAGACAGGCATGAAAACATTAGTCTAAGGCATAAATAAACAGTATTCAGGCTTACCTTTCTTGTGTTTCACGTTTTACAGCAGAAGATATAGACGTTCTACCATTTATCCATCACTCATTCAATAGCCAAGCATGCTCAAAAGTAAATAGACCGGTAGCCTATTTAAATTATTTTACAGTATGGTTAGGTACAGTATTGCTGTGCGATAGGAGCTCAACATCATAACCTAATGTCAGAGCCTATCCCAGGGCAGGAGATCAAATATTTGGGCTGTAGCATTTACTTTAAATTGTTCGAATATACAATGTTAAGGGTGTGTACTGGaggtgaagtcaggtgcaggagagcagagtggagtTAACAGGCTCACTTTTTATTCCGGTCCAAACGAAAGCACATAAGACATAAATCGTTCCCAAAACATGGAACATAAACAAACGTTTGGTGCATAACAATACCCACCAGGTGTGTAAGGAAcaggacaaaacaaatggaaatatgAAAAAcgggagcggcgatggctagaaagcctgTGACGTCGAtcgtcgcccgaacaaggagaggagccgacttcggcggaagtcgtgacaacttGTAGAATGTATGACCAATGTTTGGCACTCGCTATAGGCAgcatgcattttttttttaatagctAGGTTAATattctaaaataaataaataaataaaatcctcaTAAAAACATTGTCCCACCAGAGATGTATTTCCTTTAAATGTACTTGTTGCTGATAAAATTCTGTGCGTGATGAGCTACTGCATATAAAAACAACTTTTGCAGTTAAATTTCCATGAACCGGataaaaaaatacaagttaaatgggtttcaactctactgatggttttgtcacaaaacatgTGCGTTATATATCAAATGTGTCCACACTGGTATTGGATAATGCGCCTTAGCCAACAGCTGGCGTATACAGTGCTGGAATAGCCTACATGActagattattatggacaaaatactgtttttatttgtcaaatgacAACCAAACATCGATTATCATGTCACCAGATTAAGACCatagatatttattggaaaggagcatcaagttAATCAGCTTTCACTTTcaacaccctgtgaagttcatcatcatttatttaatctgtagtctaacaaactgcatgctttcccaaaTCATAGGGGGAGGACCACACAGACTTGTCattgcgtgactccaagtttactccGATATGATAGTTATTTCCATCACCATTTCtcacaaaatacattttacagacacaaaccGATCCCAGcttgtctagcgtattttgttttgtctacatttggaaagtttaccgacAAAT
Encoded here:
- the LOC123992833 gene encoding ras association domain-containing protein 8 isoform X1 — its product is MELKVWVDGVQRVVCGVTEATTCQEVVIALAQAIGRTGRYTLVEKWRDTERHLAPHESPVASLNTWGQYAGDVQLILHRTGPSLTERPPSEGPLLRGPERGPHRQSLPPLAKLRHPSEHALHRREPRRKSLTFTGGPRGLRDILSGGRVGEVREFEAKRRLLFQGNGGNQNHHHHAAAAATAVAPGGAVSPGMWACRMEDLVRLVGLQRETLAVLEKRLEAYEAELQTWGGRRGEEARGAGGLMEEIVRLERRLRKNEVEMEEEDFWASELQIELESERQLEDRLEELRGRLQCAQVELGDRMALVQGVEAGLEEERLQRERQETQRVSEVEAKAQVLRARTELKAQDRQSVQLESSCRAVDRSLGLSGKRLQDMQHELEQLTKELRQVNLQQFIQQTGTKVTVLPAEPSEEEEESTHTGQGTDLVPLSGSLKRPVSFHPMPGHLRVLHSPLTSGLNPEGIYV
- the LOC123992833 gene encoding ras association domain-containing protein 8 isoform X2; the protein is MELKVWVDGVQRVVCGVTEATTCQEVVIALAQAIGRTGRYTLVEKWRDTERHLAPHESPVASLNTWGQYAGDVQLILHRTGPSLTERPPSEGPLLRGPERGPHRQSLPPLAKLRHPSEHALHRREPRRKSLTFTGGPRGLRDILSGGRVGEVREFEAKRRLLFQGNGGNQNHHHHAAAAATAVAPGGAVSPGMWACRMEDLVRLVGLQRETLAVLEKRLEAYEAELQTWGGRRGEEARGAGGLMEEIVRLERRLRKNEVEMEEEDFWASELQIELESERQLEDRLEELRGRLQCAQVELGDRMALVQDMQHELEQLTKELRQVNLQQFIQQTGTKVTVLPAEPSEEEEESTHTGQGTDLVPLSGSLKRPVSFHPMPGHLRVLHSPLTSGLNPEGIYV